The Candidatus Cloacimonadota bacterium genome contains the following window.
GCGGAAATATCAAGCGTATTCCTGGTATAATCCTCAAAAGTTCTGATCCCTCTTTCACAGAGAATGACCTTTTTGTTTCCTGCTTCCATCAGATGTTCAGCAGCCAGCAGCCATTCTTTGATCGTGTTGCTCATTCCTCTTTTCAGGATGATTGGATTGGAAACTTTTCCCAGTTTTTCCAGTAAAGGATAATTGTGCATATTTCGCGTTCCGACCTGCAGGATATCAATATATTCGGACATTTCATGAACATGTTCAGGTGAAATGATTTCGGAAACAGAGACCATTCCGGTCTGATCGCTCACTTTTTTGATGATCTCCAGACCTTTCCTGCCGAGTCCCTGAAAACTGTAAGGAGAAGTCCGCATTTTATATGCTCCGCCGCGAAAGAATTTTATTCCCATCTCCTTTAATTTCAGAACGATTTTCATCAGATCATCATAATTTTCAATAGTGCAGGGTCCAGCAATGAAAGTAAAATTATTTCTGCTGATGATCCTGTTTTTAATTTTTATTTCACCAAATTCTGATATTTGATGTTTTAAATTTTCTATTTCATCGTACATTAATTTTCCTTTTTCAGCCGCTGATTTTCGCTGATATTTAGTTCGTCTTGTCCGTTCTCCGTAGTCCCGAAAGCAATCGTGACGAAAGATGAATAAGCG
Protein-coding sequences here:
- the aroF gene encoding 3-deoxy-7-phosphoheptulonate synthase, which encodes MYDEIENLKHQISEFGEIKIKNRIISRNNFTFIAGPCTIENYDDLMKIVLKLKEMGIKFFRGGAYKMRTSPYSFQGLGRKGLEIIKKVSDQTGMVSVSEIISPEHVHEMSEYIDILQVGTRNMHNYPLLEKLGKVSNPIILKRGMSNTIKEWLLAAEHLMEAGNKKVILCERGIRTFEDYTRNTLDISAIPAVKNLSNLPIIIDPSHSSGKREMIKSLSWAAMAAGADGIMIETHFSPETTICDSKQTIDFQMLEEIMKPMDRLVNLWRK